Genomic DNA from Theropithecus gelada isolate Dixy chromosome 1, Tgel_1.0, whole genome shotgun sequence:
TTCCAAAATAGAGGCTTGGGCAGGCAGTCCTACTAGGAAGCGGTTCCACTCCTTAGACTAGGAGAGGGCTACAGGCGTGGCTGGGGCAGGCCGGGGATGCACATTGGACAGGCATTTGGGAGACCGAAGAACCGGGGTTGAGGGAGAGTCAAGGGTACCGGAGCATCTCTGCAGACAGAAGGGACCATGGTCACAGTCCTCCCAGCGGGAGGTAGGGAGACAGGGGTCACCCACCTGCTGCCCGTAGCCCAGCGCCTTGTCGTAGAGCGCGATGCCTGCCGCCAGCCCCCGCGCACGCTCCTCTGGGCTGGCGCAGCCCACGTCGAAGCCGTGCGCGTAGCCCTGCTCGGCCAGGCAGCGAGCGGCGCGGAGCTGGGGGTCCCCGGCGGCTTCGGGCTCCTCCGCCAGGCCCATGAGGCCGGCCAGCCGCGCGGCGCacgcctcctcctcttcctcctggcccAGCCGCCCGTACACGTGTGCCAGATTGGCCCAGGCGTTGAGGTTGCCCGGGTGCTCGCGGGTCACCTCGAGGAAGCACTCGCGGGCCTCGTCCAGCTCTTCCAGGTAGAATGCGAAAGCGCCCAGGAGGTGACGCACGGCGGGGCGCTGCGGGGCGGCCGCCAGCTCGAGCTCCTGCCGCAGACCCTCCCGCTGCAGCTTCATGTCCCGGGCGCGCTGCGGGGCCGGCGAGTGCGGCTCGAAGTTCAACTGCATCTCCAGGTGAAAGTGGCCCGGCAGGTAGTCCAGGTCGTCGATGAGGGAGTCTAGGTCATCGGCCACAGCCTCCGGCTCCGCCATGGCTGCCCCCTCTGCTTCCCTGGCCTTGCCCTTGTGCCTGAGGCTGCGGAGGGCAGCGGATGGGGGCGTCCCCCGAGCGAGCGCCGTGCGGGAGGCGAAGGGCAGCCGGCAGAGGCCCGGGGCCCGGCAGCCTCTCGGTCTCAGGGCGCCTCCCGCAGGTGGGTGGGCCCGAGGAGTGCCCTGTGGGTGTTTCCGCTTTCGCTGCTCAGCTGCTTCTAGACGCTGACATTGCACAACCAGGTGTGCCAGAAAAAGAAGCGCATTGTCAAATACGAGGCGTGCAAACTTCGGTGCAAAGCAAAAGGAGTGTTTTTACTCTGCTAAgcagggaggaaactgaggctcagagga
This window encodes:
- the TTC22 gene encoding tetratricopeptide repeat protein 22 isoform X2 is translated as MAEPEAVADDLDSLIDDLDYLPGHFHLEMQLNFEPHSPAPQRARDMKLQREGLRQELELAAAPQRPAVRHLLGAFAFYLEELDEARECFLEVTREHPGNLNAWANLAHVYGRLGQEEEEEACAARLAGLMGLAEEPEAAGDPQLRAARCLAEQGYAHGFDVGCASPEERARGLAAGIALYDKALGYGQQIPMEEKRGWYFTMATLYIRLDGIFLELGSEEQKRLPAFNRTLALLRQVLKSEDPRHQALAWCYLGMLLERNDTFSTTPMGVHDCGYSGTDPLDCFGKAIEIAKNQPPILNRLAKIFYFLGKQDMAIGTCNMALDVLQDPELNWQAYCTRAKMRSHMLPRLISNSWAQAVLPP